From Rudanella lutea DSM 19387, a single genomic window includes:
- a CDS encoding serine hydrolase has protein sequence MGNAVLGRKPRRFWSQISRWTGYLLGVLTPLLAAGHRLATPASPTSPMPDSLTQYIQSLPASVRVSVALETLADSSVRLYHRADERVPSASLIKVPIMVEAMVAEIEGRINLDEIHILLDSEKVGGSGVLKDYPNRSRISYRDLVRLMITSSDNTATNILIGDLSPEAINARMRTLGLTQTGLNRVMMDTLAARQGRENIVTAREMNRLLTLIYRRQVATPALCEQMLDFLKANEDSLTIPSRLPRQPDGRPLVVAHKTGTLSYVRADMGIVYAPRPFVLSVIVEGAGSDIAAETVIAQIARLAYSSIHHN, from the coding sequence ATGGGAAACGCAGTACTGGGGCGAAAACCCCGCCGATTTTGGTCGCAAATAAGCCGGTGGACAGGGTATTTACTGGGTGTACTGACCCCATTGCTGGCGGCCGGCCACCGGTTAGCAACACCCGCATCGCCTACCTCACCCATGCCCGATTCGCTCACCCAGTACATTCAGAGCCTACCCGCGTCGGTGCGGGTGAGCGTGGCGCTCGAAACCCTCGCCGATAGTAGCGTGCGCCTGTACCACCGGGCCGACGAACGAGTACCCTCGGCCAGTCTGATTAAGGTGCCGATTATGGTTGAAGCGATGGTTGCCGAGATCGAAGGCCGTATCAACCTGGACGAGATACACATCCTGCTCGATTCGGAAAAAGTTGGCGGTTCGGGGGTGCTGAAAGACTACCCCAATCGGAGCCGGATCAGCTACCGCGATCTGGTGCGGCTCATGATTACCAGCAGCGACAATACCGCCACCAATATTCTGATTGGCGACCTAAGCCCCGAAGCTATCAACGCCCGAATGCGTACCCTTGGCCTGACCCAAACCGGACTTAACCGGGTTATGATGGACACCCTCGCAGCCCGGCAAGGCCGTGAAAACATCGTTACAGCCCGCGAAATGAACCGCTTACTGACCCTGATTTACCGGCGTCAGGTGGCAACTCCCGCTTTGTGTGAGCAAATGCTCGATTTTCTGAAAGCTAACGAAGATTCACTTACTATACCCAGTCGGCTACCTCGTCAACCGGATGGCCGGCCGCTGGTGGTGGCCCACAAAACAGGCACGTTATCCTACGTCAGGGCCGATATGGGTATCGTTTACGCCCCGCGGCCGTTTGTCCTGTCGGTTATTGTCGAAGGGGCAGGCTCCGATATCGCTGCCGAGACTGTTATTGCCCAGATCGCTCGATTAGCCTATTCATCGATTCATCATAATTAG
- a CDS encoding alpha/beta fold hydrolase produces the protein MALDTNVLVRNNVQIKGNIASDRTLVFAHGFGTDQSAWNGVWPAFANTHRIVLFDYVGANKTTVAQFKPERYKTLYAFADDLLDILEALNLTQVDLIGHSVGGTTGMLAASQEPERFGRLVLIGSSPRYLNDEGYTGGFSEQDLNDLFAQMKGNYYGWASGFAPFIARNLDNPCVADQFAQTLAAMRPDVGLSIARTIFESDHRAVLANVPHPVLVIQPEHDSAVPGFVGEYFTQQLPNAQLIILPTEGHLPHLSHPELVVNAIRPFLQHVPVDGLEPV, from the coding sequence ATGGCACTAGACACCAACGTTCTGGTTAGAAATAATGTCCAGATCAAAGGGAACATAGCGTCTGATCGTACTTTGGTTTTTGCGCATGGCTTTGGTACCGATCAGTCTGCCTGGAATGGTGTTTGGCCAGCCTTTGCCAATACCCATCGTATTGTTCTGTTCGATTACGTAGGTGCCAACAAGACCACAGTGGCTCAGTTTAAGCCTGAGCGCTATAAAACACTCTATGCGTTTGCCGACGACCTGCTCGATATCCTCGAAGCCCTCAACCTAACCCAGGTTGATCTGATTGGGCATTCGGTAGGTGGCACCACAGGTATGCTGGCCGCCAGTCAGGAACCCGAACGGTTTGGCCGGTTGGTGCTGATAGGGTCGTCGCCCCGGTACCTGAACGATGAAGGCTACACGGGTGGGTTCTCGGAGCAAGACCTCAATGATTTATTTGCTCAGATGAAGGGCAACTACTACGGTTGGGCCAGCGGCTTTGCTCCATTTATTGCCCGTAACCTCGACAACCCCTGTGTAGCTGACCAGTTTGCGCAAACCCTCGCAGCCATGCGCCCCGATGTGGGCCTTTCTATTGCCCGAACCATATTCGAGTCGGATCACCGGGCCGTTTTGGCCAATGTACCGCACCCGGTGCTGGTTATTCAGCCTGAGCACGACTCGGCCGTCCCCGGCTTCGTGGGTGAGTATTTTACCCAACAGTTGCCCAACGCACAGCTTATTATTTTACCCACAGAAGGACATTTGCCACACTTAAGCCATCCCGAGCTGGTTGTGAACGCTATTCGTCCCTTCCTCCAACACGTTCCGGTTGATGGATTGGAGCCTGTTTAA
- a CDS encoding sensor histidine kinase, producing MDWSLFNRFQEVASHEIGPRLLPALAEVIVDYLQADGCCIVQERDESMAAPLLEYPTASGAILFDPEQLGSLTQEKPFFFQDHFTARRPLRPLLGKFGQIAGLRLDNYSLKGWIVIGWCTPRSLDGIPLEASLQLFADKVLVNYLSLQRIALEQQYRFLFATVPQAIVRINENDNTSWVNQAALDLLQLEPDNLYPSAAEVSQGMMRLRSEAINQQEVNRRAGELIQNPNAEISNWLWAFPDRALSVLSRPIRSPYFNGRIWLFNDVSELYRSNQQLADQQNELLSKNDQLQAANREIESLISVIAHDLKSPLATLSFVLNFITMSGELNEQQLENVQYGQKTVTKGMNLIESIVYYNRLISRDEDVQLMEVELNDLLAIVVDGFRGAAMQKNIELALNTTASSPILRTDPESLVRVLDNLISNALKFSDFGKKVQIDAYVHHESLIVSVQDQGPGISPEDRPKLFKRFQRLTAQPTNNENSSGLGLSIVKALTEKIGAQIAVESELGQGTTFQIVFPAHLFNLSPAPESAERQT from the coding sequence ATGGATTGGAGCCTGTTTAACCGCTTTCAGGAAGTAGCCTCCCACGAAATTGGGCCACGGTTATTGCCAGCATTGGCTGAGGTGATTGTCGATTACCTTCAGGCCGACGGTTGCTGTATTGTGCAGGAACGCGACGAGTCAATGGCGGCTCCGCTGCTGGAATACCCGACAGCATCGGGGGCCATTCTGTTCGATCCTGAGCAACTGGGCAGCCTGACGCAGGAAAAACCGTTCTTTTTTCAGGACCACTTCACGGCCCGGCGTCCGTTGCGCCCATTACTGGGTAAATTCGGGCAGATTGCGGGCCTGCGGCTCGACAATTATAGCCTCAAAGGCTGGATTGTCATTGGCTGGTGTACGCCCCGCTCACTCGATGGCATACCACTCGAAGCCTCGCTTCAGCTATTTGCCGACAAGGTACTGGTCAACTACCTGTCGTTGCAACGAATTGCCCTCGAACAGCAGTACCGGTTTCTGTTTGCTACCGTTCCGCAGGCCATCGTCCGTATCAACGAAAACGACAATACCAGTTGGGTAAATCAGGCGGCACTCGATCTGCTTCAGCTCGAGCCCGACAACCTGTACCCCTCGGCGGCCGAGGTCTCGCAGGGTATGATGCGGCTCCGCAGCGAAGCGATCAACCAGCAGGAGGTAAACCGCCGGGCGGGCGAGCTCATCCAAAACCCTAATGCCGAAATCTCAAATTGGCTCTGGGCGTTTCCCGACCGGGCGTTGAGCGTATTGTCGCGCCCGATTCGTTCGCCCTACTTTAACGGTCGTATCTGGTTGTTCAACGACGTGTCGGAGTTGTACCGCTCCAACCAGCAACTGGCCGATCAGCAAAACGAGCTTCTGTCAAAAAATGACCAGTTGCAGGCCGCCAATCGTGAAATCGAGAGCCTAATTAGCGTGATTGCGCACGACCTGAAATCGCCTTTGGCCACGCTCAGTTTTGTGCTCAATTTCATCACCATGTCGGGCGAGCTCAACGAGCAGCAACTCGAAAACGTGCAGTACGGCCAGAAAACCGTGACGAAGGGCATGAACCTGATCGAGAGCATTGTGTACTACAACCGGCTCATCAGCCGCGATGAGGACGTGCAGCTCATGGAGGTGGAACTAAATGATCTGCTGGCTATTGTGGTCGACGGATTTCGGGGTGCGGCTATGCAGAAGAACATCGAACTGGCACTAAACACAACCGCTTCGTCGCCAATTCTGCGCACCGACCCCGAATCGCTGGTGCGCGTGCTCGACAACCTTATCAGCAATGCGTTGAAGTTTTCGGACTTTGGCAAAAAAGTGCAGATCGACGCGTACGTCCACCATGAAAGCCTGATTGTGAGCGTTCAGGATCAGGGACCGGGTATTTCACCCGAAGATCGGCCCAAGCTCTTCAAACGATTCCAGCGGTTAACGGCGCAACCCACCAACAACGAAAACTCATCGGGTTTAGGGTTATCGATTGTCAAAGCTCTCACGGAGAAAATCGGGGCTCAGATTGCTGTCGAAAGCGAATTGGGGCAGGGCACAACTTTCCAGATCGTCTTCCCGGCCCACCTGTTCAACCTCTCGCCCGCGCCTGAGTCGGCCGAGAGGCAGACGTAG
- a CDS encoding homoserine kinase produces MEKISVFAPATVANVACGFDIFGFAVDSPGDVVELTRRDTPGVSITDIIGDGGRLPREAARNTAGISIQRFLQHIDRTDIGVDVLLTKQMPLGSGLGSSAASAVAGVFAINELLGRPLQTIDLLPFAMEGERIACGSAHADNVGPSLLGGFVVVRSYNPLDVIKLDTPAGMFATLVHPDIEVNTKDARFILKNEVSLKNAITQMGNVAGLVAGLLKPDYDLISRSMVDVIIEPVRSILIPQFGEVKQAALDSGALGCSISGSGPSMFALCRDLTTAERVGQAMQQAFLAVGITSEAYVSEINRQGPRVIG; encoded by the coding sequence GTGGAAAAGATCAGCGTTTTTGCCCCCGCAACGGTGGCCAATGTGGCCTGCGGATTCGATATTTTTGGGTTTGCCGTCGATAGCCCCGGCGATGTGGTCGAACTGACCCGGCGCGATACGCCCGGTGTCAGCATCACCGATATTATTGGCGATGGTGGCCGGCTGCCCCGCGAAGCCGCCCGCAACACCGCCGGTATCTCGATTCAGCGTTTCCTGCAGCACATTGACCGTACCGACATTGGGGTGGATGTATTGCTGACCAAGCAAATGCCGTTGGGCAGTGGACTGGGCTCCAGCGCGGCTTCGGCGGTGGCGGGGGTGTTTGCCATCAATGAGTTGCTGGGTCGGCCATTGCAGACCATCGACCTGCTGCCGTTTGCTATGGAAGGCGAGCGCATTGCCTGCGGATCGGCCCATGCCGACAACGTGGGGCCTTCGTTGCTGGGTGGGTTTGTGGTGGTGCGGAGCTACAACCCGCTCGACGTGATAAAGCTCGATACTCCGGCGGGTATGTTTGCTACGCTTGTACACCCCGATATTGAGGTCAATACCAAAGATGCCCGGTTTATCCTGAAAAATGAGGTCTCGCTCAAAAACGCGATCACGCAGATGGGCAACGTAGCCGGGCTGGTGGCCGGCTTGCTCAAACCCGATTATGACCTCATTAGCCGGTCGATGGTCGATGTGATTATTGAGCCCGTCCGGTCGATTCTGATTCCGCAGTTTGGCGAAGTCAAACAGGCCGCTCTCGACAGTGGGGCGCTGGGATGCAGTATTTCGGGCTCAGGGCCGTCGATGTTTGCCCTATGCCGGGATCTGACCACGGCCGAGCGCGTAGGGCAGGCCATGCAGCAGGCGTTTCTGGCAGTAGGCATCACGAGCGAGGCTTACGTATCGGAAATCAACCGGCAGGGGCCGCGCGTAATCGGGTAG
- a CDS encoding YicC/YloC family endoribonuclease: MLKSMTGFGNATVESNNLTVTAEVKTLNSKFLDIFCRLPRQFSDKEIEIRNQLTQQLERGKVELSINYTRTGEVRSGMVINRTLVGAYVQDIKETANGMLMSVPDADVLKLALSQPNAYTAELPDPEAGASDWLLVQQAISQAIQKCDAFRRQEGASLEGKFNEYIGSITARLAEVEEQDGRRIPAVRERMRASVVELLGNEEFDRNRFEQELVYYVEKFDISEEKVRLKNHLQYFMEVLNTEEANGKKLNFIAQEIGREINTIGSKANDSAIQRLVVQMKDELEKIKEQTMNII, encoded by the coding sequence ATGCTCAAATCCATGACTGGCTTCGGCAATGCTACCGTCGAAAGCAATAATCTGACTGTAACCGCCGAAGTAAAAACCCTCAATTCCAAGTTTTTGGACATATTCTGTCGGTTGCCCCGCCAGTTTTCGGACAAAGAAATTGAGATCCGAAACCAGCTGACGCAACAATTGGAGCGGGGTAAAGTGGAACTCTCGATCAACTACACCCGGACCGGCGAAGTGCGCTCGGGCATGGTGATCAACCGGACCCTGGTCGGGGCATACGTGCAGGACATCAAGGAGACGGCCAACGGTATGCTCATGAGTGTACCCGATGCCGACGTGCTGAAGCTGGCCCTGTCGCAACCCAATGCCTACACGGCCGAACTGCCCGACCCCGAAGCCGGCGCCAGCGATTGGTTGCTGGTGCAGCAGGCCATCAGTCAGGCTATCCAAAAATGCGACGCGTTTCGGCGGCAGGAAGGGGCCTCGCTCGAAGGCAAATTCAACGAATACATCGGCTCTATTACGGCCCGGCTGGCGGAAGTCGAAGAGCAGGATGGCCGTCGGATTCCGGCCGTCCGCGAACGGATGCGGGCCTCGGTTGTCGAGCTGCTGGGCAACGAAGAGTTCGACCGGAACCGCTTTGAGCAGGAACTGGTCTATTACGTCGAGAAATTCGACATTTCGGAAGAGAAAGTCCGTCTGAAAAACCACTTGCAGTACTTCATGGAAGTGCTGAATACCGAAGAGGCTAACGGCAAAAAATTAAACTTCATCGCACAGGAAATTGGTCGGGAAATCAACACCATTGGCTCCAAAGCCAATGATTCGGCCATTCAGCGGCTGGTCGTTCAGATGAAAGACGAGCTGGAAAAGATCAAAGAACAAACGATGAATATAATTTAG
- the pdxA gene encoding 4-hydroxythreonine-4-phosphate dehydrogenase PdxA, with amino-acid sequence MEERQPEKRNDRNNDRRNRNRHRNRGNRSGGPREDRTPSTKPEEIMAYVDDEPGDNTTGPVNRTPAGETETGPAPRSENPRPERPNNRSEGNRNQRQNDRQDAGRSEGNRPEGGRQEGNRQDTGRPDAGRPDAGRQNGGGRDHENRSEGGRQEGRQQQQPNGRDRDRNRDRNRDRDREQREPERERPAREEPLIQEWTREDELRPSDLRPGESRMGERKISDLAGRGADVAPEDRLVVGISLGDYNGIGPEVILKALKYNQMQRLCTVVIYGSMRVLNRYRNLLNLKDWNLNGIQHVGQASHKMTNVITCWNDSGRPNPAPAPQPGSATETPAGEPQPVSVAGEQPALEASADGATADVVAADVATADVVTAAQTETVPAPTPVPSAGAAPGPAVYEIQPGKVTPEAGQAAFACLQRAVDDLKAGKLDALVTGPINKHNMQSDAFKFPGHTEYLAEAFGVPDDLMFMVGESLRVGVVTGHVPLGRVRQNVTRNAISQKLTMMMQSLRQDFGIAKPRIAVLGLNPHAGENGLLGNEETETISPVIEDWRKKGELVYGPFPADGFFGTRSYRKYDAVLAMYHDQGLIPFKAIAFEEGVNFTAGLPIVRTSPDHGTAYDIAGKNVADETSMIQAIYLACDVARRRKEYKETEANALKK; translated from the coding sequence ATGGAAGAGCGTCAGCCTGAAAAGCGCAACGATAGAAATAACGACCGCCGGAACCGAAACCGCCACCGCAACCGGGGCAATCGGTCGGGTGGACCGCGAGAAGACCGGACCCCATCGACTAAGCCCGAAGAAATTATGGCGTACGTGGACGATGAGCCCGGGGATAACACCACCGGGCCCGTAAACCGCACGCCAGCCGGAGAAACCGAAACCGGCCCTGCCCCTCGTTCTGAAAATCCACGCCCCGAGCGCCCCAACAACCGCTCCGAAGGGAACCGCAATCAGCGGCAGAACGACCGCCAGGATGCGGGCCGCTCTGAGGGGAACCGCCCGGAAGGTGGGCGTCAGGAAGGTAACCGTCAGGATACAGGTCGCCCTGACGCGGGTCGCCCTGACGCGGGCCGCCAAAACGGCGGAGGTCGCGACCATGAGAACCGTTCTGAGGGTGGCCGCCAGGAGGGTCGTCAGCAGCAACAGCCCAATGGCCGTGATCGGGACCGAAACCGGGATCGAAACCGCGATCGTGACCGGGAGCAACGCGAGCCGGAACGTGAGCGTCCCGCGCGGGAAGAGCCCCTTATTCAGGAATGGACGCGCGAAGATGAGCTTCGTCCCAGTGACCTGCGTCCGGGCGAATCGCGCATGGGCGAGCGTAAAATTAGCGACCTGGCGGGTCGTGGGGCCGATGTGGCACCTGAAGACCGGCTGGTGGTGGGTATCTCCCTCGGCGATTACAACGGCATTGGGCCGGAGGTGATTCTGAAGGCGTTGAAATACAACCAGATGCAACGCTTGTGCACCGTGGTCATTTACGGCTCTATGCGGGTGCTGAACCGGTACCGCAACCTGCTTAACCTGAAAGACTGGAACCTCAATGGGATTCAGCACGTCGGGCAGGCAAGCCATAAAATGACCAATGTCATTACGTGCTGGAACGACAGCGGACGGCCAAACCCGGCCCCGGCTCCGCAGCCCGGCTCGGCAACCGAAACGCCAGCCGGTGAGCCGCAGCCCGTTTCGGTTGCGGGCGAGCAGCCTGCTCTAGAGGCCTCCGCAGATGGAGCGACGGCCGACGTGGTAGCGGCCGACGTGGCAACGGCCGACGTGGTAACGGCCGCGCAGACCGAAACCGTACCTGCCCCCACGCCGGTGCCCTCCGCTGGAGCCGCTCCGGGGCCAGCCGTGTACGAAATTCAGCCCGGTAAGGTGACGCCCGAAGCCGGACAGGCGGCTTTTGCCTGTTTGCAGCGTGCCGTCGACGACTTGAAGGCGGGTAAGCTCGATGCCCTCGTAACCGGGCCGATCAACAAGCACAACATGCAGTCGGATGCATTCAAATTTCCCGGCCATACCGAGTATCTGGCCGAAGCCTTTGGTGTACCCGACGATCTGATGTTTATGGTGGGCGAATCGCTGCGGGTTGGTGTGGTTACGGGCCACGTGCCGCTCGGACGGGTACGCCAAAACGTGACCCGCAACGCGATCAGTCAAAAACTGACCATGATGATGCAGTCGTTGCGGCAGGACTTCGGTATTGCCAAGCCACGTATTGCGGTGCTGGGTCTCAACCCACACGCGGGCGAAAATGGTCTGCTGGGTAATGAAGAAACCGAGACCATCAGCCCGGTGATTGAAGATTGGCGGAAAAAAGGAGAACTGGTGTATGGCCCGTTCCCGGCCGATGGCTTTTTCGGCACTCGCAGTTACCGCAAATACGACGCCGTACTGGCTATGTACCACGATCAGGGTCTGATTCCCTTCAAGGCGATTGCGTTTGAAGAGGGGGTTAATTTCACGGCGGGGCTGCCCATTGTGCGTACCTCGCCCGATCACGGTACGGCCTACGACATTGCCGGAAAGAATGTAGCCGACGAAACATCCATGATTCAGGCTATTTACTTAGCCTGCGATGTAGCCCGCCGACGCAAAGAATACAAAGAAACCGAAGCTAACGCGTTAAAAAAATAA
- a CDS encoding 2-hydroxyacid dehydrogenase: MSETQPTILIADEMHPSLFPMLTEAGFQFDYQPTISRAQLLDQLAPFDGLIIRSKTTVDEALLQQAPNLRFIGRAGAGLDLLDLDAVAQRGIAVFHAGTGNRDAVGEQAVGMLLALLTNVVRADAEVRRGIWDREGNRGYELGSLTVGLIGYGNNGQATARRLSGFGCRVLCYDKYRTDYSDAYATETAIEAIQNEADVLSLHIPLTGETRMLINDAWIERMAKPFYLMNVARGEIVELAAVVRGLESGKVRGAALDVLENEKLAKLTPDQQATFDYLRGSDRVILTPHIAGWTHESYVRINRVLVDQFVQAGVNTPLSRA, from the coding sequence ATGTCTGAGACCCAGCCTACGATTCTGATTGCCGACGAAATGCACCCGTCGCTGTTCCCGATGCTCACCGAAGCCGGTTTCCAATTTGATTACCAACCCACCATTAGCCGCGCCCAACTCCTCGACCAACTGGCTCCTTTCGATGGGCTTATTATCCGCAGCAAGACCACCGTCGATGAGGCTCTGCTCCAACAGGCGCCTAATCTTCGGTTTATTGGCCGGGCCGGGGCAGGCCTCGACCTGCTCGATCTGGACGCTGTAGCGCAGCGGGGCATTGCCGTGTTTCATGCCGGAACCGGCAACCGCGACGCCGTAGGCGAACAGGCTGTGGGCATGTTACTGGCGTTGTTGACCAATGTGGTACGGGCCGATGCGGAGGTCCGGCGGGGAATCTGGGACCGCGAAGGAAACCGGGGTTATGAGCTGGGCTCGCTGACGGTGGGGCTGATTGGCTACGGCAATAACGGACAGGCTACCGCCCGCCGACTGAGCGGTTTCGGATGCCGGGTGTTGTGTTACGACAAGTACCGCACCGATTATTCCGACGCCTACGCCACCGAAACCGCAATAGAAGCGATTCAGAACGAGGCCGACGTACTCAGTCTCCATATTCCGCTCACGGGCGAAACCCGGATGCTGATTAACGACGCATGGATTGAGCGAATGGCCAAACCGTTTTACCTGATGAACGTGGCGCGGGGCGAAATTGTCGAGCTGGCGGCCGTGGTACGCGGGCTGGAGTCGGGCAAAGTGCGCGGGGCCGCCCTCGACGTGCTTGAAAACGAGAAATTAGCGAAACTTACCCCCGACCAGCAGGCAACGTTTGATTACCTGCGTGGGTCGGACCGGGTGATACTGACGCCCCACATAGCCGGCTGGACGCACGAAAGCTACGTACGTATCAACCGCGTGCTGGTGGATCAGTTTGTGCAGGCGGGGGTTAATACACCATTGTCTCGGGCCTAA
- a CDS encoding ATP-grasp domain-containing protein: MKTVLIITRSFDLQATTPMVVKAIEDLGGRAIVFPVDRYPFEYQLTYLDTDAGIEIWLDTPDGREAIHTCDSLWFRRFEMNKKAFAEQYGTKLLPAFEAQVEATLKGLIEGFDGFVLGRPSVHRRLASREEQMRVARRAGLLVPNSCVTNSPAEARRFVQAQKPASVIVKSQASYAIQNDGQTMVMFTNRLTADDMDALDDLQATPLMFQQAIEKEIELRITIAGHQIWAFSIDSQTSELSENDWRRNGFATVGDWKPYELPASVVQSLHTFMDLYGLNYGAIDMIVTPEGDHYFIEINSAGEFMWLDCLQDFQISEHLAGMLLGLQPRREHGLDRQLVRPETMVY; encoded by the coding sequence ATGAAAACCGTACTTATCATTACCCGTTCGTTCGATCTGCAGGCCACGACGCCTATGGTTGTAAAAGCGATCGAAGACCTCGGCGGGCGGGCTATCGTGTTTCCCGTTGACCGGTACCCGTTCGAGTATCAGCTGACCTACCTCGACACCGATGCGGGTATCGAAATCTGGCTCGACACACCCGACGGCCGTGAGGCTATCCATACCTGCGATTCGCTGTGGTTCCGGCGGTTCGAGATGAATAAAAAAGCGTTTGCTGAGCAGTACGGTACCAAACTCCTGCCTGCATTTGAGGCTCAGGTTGAGGCAACACTCAAGGGGTTGATCGAAGGGTTTGATGGGTTTGTGCTCGGCCGCCCGAGTGTACACCGCCGACTGGCCAGCCGGGAAGAACAGATGCGGGTGGCCCGCCGGGCGGGTTTACTCGTTCCAAACTCCTGCGTCACCAATTCACCGGCCGAGGCCCGCCGGTTTGTGCAGGCCCAAAAACCGGCGAGTGTAATTGTGAAGTCGCAGGCGAGTTATGCCATTCAGAACGATGGGCAGACGATGGTGATGTTTACCAATCGCCTGACTGCCGACGATATGGACGCACTCGACGACCTACAGGCTACCCCCCTGATGTTTCAGCAGGCAATCGAGAAAGAAATCGAACTGCGCATTACCATTGCCGGACACCAAATCTGGGCGTTTTCAATTGATTCGCAGACTTCGGAACTCTCCGAAAACGACTGGCGTCGAAACGGATTCGCTACCGTGGGCGACTGGAAACCCTACGAGCTACCCGCGAGCGTGGTGCAAAGCCTACACACGTTCATGGACCTCTACGGTCTGAATTATGGCGCTATCGACATGATTGTGACACCCGAAGGCGACCATTATTTCATTGAGATCAACTCGGCGGGCGAGTTTATGTGGCTCGATTGCCTACAGGATTTTCAGATTTCGGAACACCTGGCGGGGATGCTGCTCGGCTTGCAACCCCGGCGCGAACACGGCCTCGATCGTCAGTTGGTTAGGCCCGAGACAATGGTGTATTAA
- a CDS encoding MvdC/MvdD family ATP grasp protein, protein MVLCLTHSRDEYTIDLVQQALTARGVRSVRFDSDQVAHSQISVDLQTGAAFCEGPGFAFDTCEITAVWYRKRWAITPPVGLPDVYRRATLQAFSRVQMALLRTLPGRLWMNDFAADSAVQNDKMGQLVVAREVGLAVPETLFSNDPTRIRAFFERCRGEVVAKLYDALTYGMTSSGPAFPTTALSADDLTDDSALAACPMIFQERIRAQTELRVAYVDGQCFTGSIDTRGSLNSPTDWRYAADVPTGWEPYSLPDTVRQQLTALMRRLGLLFGAIDLMVRPDGTPVFLEVNPQGEWGMLQRDLHLPIAQAIVHRLTYQ, encoded by the coding sequence ATGGTTCTTTGCCTAACCCATAGCCGCGACGAGTACACCATCGACCTGGTGCAGCAGGCGCTGACGGCACGGGGTGTCCGGTCGGTCCGGTTTGATTCCGATCAGGTGGCGCACAGCCAAATCAGCGTAGATCTGCAAACCGGGGCGGCCTTCTGCGAGGGACCGGGATTCGCCTTCGACACCTGTGAGATAACGGCCGTCTGGTACCGAAAACGCTGGGCCATTACGCCCCCGGTCGGGTTGCCCGACGTCTATCGGCGAGCCACCTTGCAGGCGTTTAGCCGGGTGCAGATGGCCCTGCTTCGTACGCTGCCCGGCCGGCTGTGGATGAATGATTTTGCGGCCGATAGTGCCGTGCAGAACGATAAGATGGGCCAGCTCGTGGTAGCCCGCGAGGTAGGTCTGGCAGTGCCCGAAACCCTTTTCAGCAACGACCCCACCCGTATTCGGGCGTTTTTCGAGCGGTGCCGGGGCGAAGTGGTTGCCAAATTATACGATGCCCTGACCTATGGTATGACCAGCAGTGGTCCTGCGTTTCCAACCACCGCTCTCTCCGCCGACGACCTGACCGACGATTCGGCTCTGGCGGCCTGCCCCATGATATTTCAGGAACGTATCCGGGCCCAAACCGAACTGCGGGTGGCGTATGTCGATGGGCAATGCTTTACCGGAAGCATCGATACCCGTGGCTCACTCAATAGCCCAACCGACTGGCGCTATGCCGCCGATGTGCCAACGGGCTGGGAACCCTACAGCCTGCCCGATACCGTTCGGCAACAACTGACAGCCCTCATGCGTCGGCTGGGGCTGCTCTTTGGTGCTATCGACCTGATGGTACGGCCCGACGGCACACCTGTTTTTCTGGAAGTGAACCCACAAGGCGAGTGGGGTATGTTACAGCGCGATCTCCACCTTCCGATTGCGCAAGCCATTGTCCACCGCCTGACTTACCAATAA
- a CDS encoding microviridin/marinostatin family tricyclic proteinase inhibitor: MEQTTKKPFFARFLEGQDISGEQTVGADRGPGKPAPQPLPTIKYPSDQDEPSYSNFTDSDTISL, translated from the coding sequence ATGGAACAAACCACAAAAAAACCCTTTTTCGCCCGCTTCCTCGAAGGGCAGGACATTTCTGGTGAGCAAACCGTTGGCGCCGACCGTGGCCCCGGCAAACCCGCCCCACAACCGCTACCGACCATCAAGTATCCGTCGGATCAGGACGAACCTTCCTACTCGAATTTCACTGATTCCGACACAATTTCTCTGTAG